The genomic interval AGCTGACCGGAAGATCGTGGGGAGTCTCCATGAAATATCGGTTACAGAAGCTTGCCCAGTATGTCCGGGGGTGGATGAACTATTTCGGGATATCCCAGTTCTACTCCCCCATACAAGACATCGATAACTGGATTCGTCGCCGGATCAGGATGTGCTACTGGAAACAGTGGCGACGCATCAAAACAAAGATACGCAAACTCAAAGAGTTGGGGCTTCCCGAGCATTTTGCGGTAATAAACGCCGTCAGCAGCAAATCATATTGGCACCTGGCAAAGACCCCAGGAACCAATGCTGCGATGTCGAACAGATGGCTTGAAGAGCAAGGTCTGGTCAATGTGAAAGCTCTCTGGTGTAAAATCCAAGGCTACAGTTGACGGCAGGGGAGCAGGATCTGCTCCAGGGAATGAACCGCCCCGTGCGGACCCACATGCGGGGTGGTGTGG from Marispirochaeta sp. carries:
- a CDS encoding group II intron maturase-specific domain-containing protein, encoding MSREVQVRFCESLGVRFPGATHLVVLARTEAEGRQMLAELTLFLKTTLQLTVHPAKSKVVPTNECEFLGFTLKGTKIRWTDKVYQEFKRRIRELTGRSWGVSMKYRLQKLAQYVRGWMNYFGISQFYSPIQDIDNWIRRRIRMCYWKQWRRIKTKIRKLKELGLPEHFAVINAVSSKSYWHLAKTPGTNAAMSNRWLEEQGLVNVKALWCKIQGYS